A window of Danaus plexippus chromosome 10, MEX_DaPlex, whole genome shotgun sequence genomic DNA:
CTTCGTTTGCGTTACATaggaatatatacaaaaaaacgaataaaattaaatggatTTCGCTGGCCGAAAGCAATCAAGTGATTGGTTTCGCGAAAAACCGACGtgagtatgtatgtacatatttttgtaattatcacAATTGAATGCAATCATGTTCACGATTcagaaataaatgtacattattttcgAAGCGTgtgttattgtattgtatttaaaaatctggCTGAAAATAAGatcttttaaatgtatctttattataaatacacttCACACTAAACGCACACGCTTTCTGAACTCATGTCATCAAACGTTAGATAATTCTTTGACAACCCAtaacaatatgtattttaatattgttctgagaatttctgaaattaatttagtaattaaagGATACTAtgatttatacttataatgtaaaaatttactgaaaagaACTAACTTCAGTTTGATATAGCTTTATGGTaattattttctcatataaaataagataatatgatttatgacattacattttttttgtcattataaCGTGGCGTCGGTTGATCTACTAATACATTTAGGTATAgaactatttacatttaaaagtggTGAACtagtataattgaaaataatattattttctcttgAACCAatcaatttatgtaaaaaataaaattaataacttcataaaattaaaatcgaatGGTTTTGtgattatgtattatttacccAAAGTTCTTGAGGCTAccgattttcattttaatgattataaatatcagatatcgaaaacaaaatttatttgttttatttttatattcatgggCCGAAACGGTTCACTTTTATAAAGTGAGCGTAAAAAATAGAAGCTTCATTCTTCAAACGATTTATGCTTCACACTCCTCTTCACCAATGTTTAGCTAACTAGattattgttgttgttttcCGCTATCGGGTCCGCTCTCTAGAATGATTTAACAGTGTAGAATAGgcctaattatatttatctttaggaatgaagtaaaatttgcattattatttactatgacCTTGAAGGAATAAAgctgattatgataatattgatGGTgatgacaaattatatataagtttagaggattttttaaacagataaaaataagtaaataaatattcgttcgtttttaatttcttatgataattcatttatatttaaaccatGCACagtatgtacaaaatatatatagatattggTGCATCtatgaacaatttaaaaaatatgtctttcTAGTCACAAGGTATTTTCACAGATACCTAACTAACAGTTGCATAAAGGTATTTGAATGCAAACTTTTAACGAAATGCATGCTCACGTATAGGATAGAATCGTTTCAAATCTAAAAGGCCCGGAGTTTGATGACGAATCAAAAAGGATTATCTGAAAATGTATTCCAGCTTAAATAGACAATGCCTGAAACGGGAGGCCTTTAGCGCGTgtcataacaaataaaacccTACTTAATATCCAAATCCTCCTGGAAAATGTGTGCCACGTAGTACCTATTTAATGCCGTGGCCGTGACAGTGCCTACATTTAGAACTTTTCTCCATAACAAATTGAAATTCTAGTCATCTTTTCACAATAATCCTAAACTCTGTTTCTAAGCCTATCGGAGGCAGGTACTTTAGATTAAGCAATTCCGTTCTTTGTGTACACAAACCGTTAATGGCTCTTCTTATTAATGGTTCTTTTAAACGGTTCAACAACCATTGGTTCCttgattattttcaaatccCATGTACAAAACGTCTTGTATTTCTGATGCAGAACTTTTGTTGCCACTATTTACtggtaatacatttaatactaCTAACTTTCATGTACATACCTTataattttggtttttggcgattattataaacatataaatacatgtGCATGATAGATAACattatgtattatacatatttccaaagttataaaagaattctatttaattagataattatttcacatatattttttgaagctACTAAATGAGAACACCGAGGGgaacctttttttaattatgattaaaagtatGCTACTATATGACCTATCAGGTGATAATGAATAGCCAGCGCTTCTGTGACCTACTTGTAGTCTTAAAGCCGTGGATAAAACGCCTGGTCGGATTTACTGCTTGCTCGAGTGCAGCGTCAGACCTAAACTGTGAAAACACGGATTCTGTATAAAGCTATCTGCTTTCCGTTACAAGGAGCCACACTCTCCTGCAgccaaaatattttgatctttatatacataaataaatacaaaattttgctACGTTAATGTCTAAAAATTCTCATAGGTTTCGCATATGACTTTGTCCATCATCAAATAAGTGACCCTTAAAAATGTCGGTTTAATTGTTACAGTAAAACtttcaagtaaattattttagcgattttttttacttacctaggttaataaatttttctaacatCAGCCTTTatgagacaaaaatatatttgatttttagtaaattgttttgtggGTTACCTTAAAATACACACAGTTATGTTGTAACGCTCTTATTAAGTTATGAGATAAAACttcaaaatatcaaacataggaattaattaaaattgtgacAACACTATCCCGATATTACAGAAATGAATGGTAAGAAATGATCAGAATCAAACTCTTTATGTTTCCTTCTTTattgacattataatatttcatataataaatagacagaattatcattttcaattaatatttcagttattGTTTGTtcgaaatagttttttttgaataacgaTGGCTTTCTATTTATCCCTGTTTGaaagtattaaagaaaaatgtagtaaatttttaagtatgaGAACGCCTTCAACAGTCAAAttcaacataaattttactaaaaaactaCTGGGATTGCGTTCTACTTTTCGACTACACTTTTGTTGGCACGAGAAATGTTAAAGTGGCTTTAGTGACCTTGtttgaaaacaaagaaattattgtgtttttcAATCATAGCCatatataaagaaactttgtaataaaatatatattctagcTAAATACTGAGTCCAGAAAAACaacaagaattatttttataaatcaatacaacaattgtttgaaattctATACTACATATCGTAAATCAATGTTGAGAGGATGAGagcattgttaaaaaaaatatctgtccGAACTCCgattttcataaaagtataataatagtgGGTCGGGGGTGCCGCAACAACGACGGTGACCTATACAGCGCGCGCCGCCGCGGCAGTCTTCAGTCGAGCTTTCTAATGACCTCAAGCGTTCTGTGTTGCGCGATAAAAATAccttgataaaaataaaaaacttgtacGCGGCTGGAACAGCTCGATACTCGTGTGGTGAACCTTAAAAATTCAAGGACAGGCGCACATCGCTCCTTCGGGATGTTGCGTCACAAAAATGAACTCTAACCACTAAAGGATAACTCTGTTAGTAATTAACAGCGAGTACAACGAAGCAAACAGCGAACACGTAggtaagtttattattattaatattaatataaatgtattgattACTTTTATGGGCGCTCGCTTAAAAAGTCGGCTGTTTTTTATtggataataaaaaagaatgtaCTAGAAAATATACTAGtgctattaataaaacattatatgtaataataattaaacgtttatattatttaatttattggaaTTAAAACATGTCTTTGTTTTGCTTTTGTTccatttattgaataatatgacCTTTCTCTACTGAAGCTCCGAAGTTGAGATGTTTTATATTGGCAAGGCggataaaattactttaggGCTACTTTTGTTTCAGGTTAAACAATGGCAATATAAagtgatgttttaaaaacaaataaggaTGTAATTATGATAAGGACTTTTATTCTGCGATACAAAGAAATGACAATGgtattgcaaaatattatcactccttaatttatattccaacTTGCCGAACTCAAAATACCTTGGAGGCTCCCAGCTGATGCAGAACAGTAAATGCACGTGCTACACTTTTGAAGATGGTAAgcaatttatatcatataaatatattgtaatatcatgtattattaatactatGTTTTTAATTCCAGCCGTATATCTCGATTGCCAAGACAcgatattaaaagatataaaaaatgccCTCAAAAGAGTTAGTAATGTGCACGCGTTTTCTATATATGATCTCGACGGCAGTGAGGAAGAATTGGGACCACATTTTATACCTCAAGGCTCTTGTAtcaaacacatacatatatctcgAACTAACATAAGATACATTGACGATGAAACGTTTACGCCATTGAGAAAGTGCCTTGAAAGCTTGAGCATTTTATCAAgcaaaattaagtttataccTCAAAAGGCACTATCCGGTATGCTCAAGctaatttcatttgaattaatttccaACCATGTTGAAGAAATCCCGAGCTATAGTTTTTTTGGACTTCCATTAGCAAAGTTGAACATGAAAGGGAATATGGTGCGACATATATCCGATACGGCATTCAAAAGTTTGGAATCGTCGCTATCAGAGATCGACCTTAGCGAAAATAGTCTCACTACTTTCCCATTGACTTCAATAGCTCATTTAAAGTATCTTCTGACACTTAATTAGCTTGGAATGAAATTTTTTCCATTGCAACCGTagataactataatattttatcgctagaatatttagatttgaattccaataattttgaatttatttccgAAGACTGCCTTAAATTTAGTCCGTCCCTGAGAGttttatcatttcattttaatttcataactaACATACATTACCGAGCATTCTACTCCTTAGTTAATTTAACGTCTTTAGATTTGAGTcacaatagaataaaaatattacacacgaatttatttcaaactaataaaaatttagagtCCATAGATTTAAATCACAACCATTTGCACCATATCCACGGCCTATTCTGCAATATGCCgtctttaaataaagtatttttaagtcataataatatacttgaaGTGCCAATAGATTCCTTTTTTAACTGtagtaaaataactataatacaCTTAAACCAAAActgcataaataatataaatagtgagAGCTTtagtaatttagaaaatttagaaGAACTGCAATTagattttaactatttaaatcaAGTGCCACATAGTATTTTGactaataataagaatttaacgAAATTACATTTAGACAATAATAACTTtagtgatataaataataaaacattctttaaTCTGAATCATCTTAAGGAGGTAAGACTTAACAATAATTGgctcaaaattatttacaaatctttatttattaattccatTCATcttgaagaaatatatttaaataataatagaataacaGTCATAGAACCGGGCACTTTTCAGAAGATGtcaaacatgaaatatattttcttgcaCCACAATAACCTCATTGAAATAAGCAACATTCTTCCTTTGATCAATTCGAATTACTTATTCTATCTTTAGAAAGCAATCagttatctataataaatagtttaacatTGGGGCcacagaaaaaattaaatcaattgaatttaaaatacaaccgtttaaaatttatagagaaaaatacttataacaatCTAACTTATCTAACACAATTAGAACTTAGTTTTAATGAGATCCTATTTATcaatgatttttcttttcaaaggCTTAACGCAGCTCGTTATCttgatttacattataatgtaattagaaatattactaGCTATACATTTTTCGGCCTAAGTGAATTAGAAGATTTAGATTTGTCATACAACagaatagtatatatatatgatatggcTTTTGATACTTTGAAAAAGTTGAGAAGTATTAATCTGTCATACAATCCCCTAAAAATACTTCATAGGAATCTATTTCAGCAAGGGTTGCCGTTAAGTTCGCTTTTTTTAGATAATTGCGATATAGAAGTTATTGAAAATGGCACTTTTCAAGGTTTAAATAACTTGAAGTCTCTCTCGATTCGGAACAACTCTTTGAAGGCGAGCGATTTACTATGTCTCGATATTCCAGGTTTGAAATTTCTGTCTATATCGTTTAACATTCTGGACTATTTACCAGTGGAGGCGTTTTCAAATCTTCCTCTTTTAGAATCTATTAATTTAGAGCATTGCAATATCGAAAAACTTGTAGAAGATAGCTTtgtcaacaataaaaatttagtaaaGCTTAACATagctcaaaatattataagtacaaTTCctgaaaaactatttaacatGTTCAATTCTTTAACCGTATTTAATGTCAGCAATAACTTTTAGACTACGTGCCATACAGCATATTTGAAAATCTCACCCAAATAGAAATCTTAGACTTTGCAGACAACTTAATACAAAAGATTGAAATAAGTGGTctgaaaaaattaagaaacttaaatcattaatatttcgtaaaaatgaaataaattctataacgTGCACAAACAAAGTGATATTAaatgatgttatatttttcgacATTAGCTTTAATAGATTAGATTATTTACCCGAATAATATTTGACTCCTTTccaaacatacaaaatatcaatatttcttataataacatGGCACATTTCGATTTTTGACAAAACACAAAAGATTAGGAGTTTCTttcattttagatattagcaAAAATCCCACACATTCTTGGAACCTAAGAGCTCAGACAATAACACGCTAATAACAAGCTGTATgaattacatatttgttttacaaatatgaCTATTATTGAGGACACGACTTTGGATTTGTTTATCAATTTACGGCatctttacttaaaatttaataaaattcgtcGTTTCTCAATTAGCCCGTTTtccacattaatatttttggaaaactTAGACTTgagttttaatagaataactCAACTTAAAACAAGTAACTTTCGCGGACTTGTTACATTGAATACTTTAtgtttatcttataataatattgagtcAATGGAATCTTTTGATGAggatttaagtaatttaaagctTTTAGATCTCTCCCACAATAAActacaaaacattttgaatgaacatttaataaattaaaagaattaactGTCCTTTATCTGGcctataataacattaaatatctatCAGCTActtctttcaataatcttaataaGATTGTAAAAATAGATCTAGAACATAATAAACTTCAAACAATACCTTTGGAGTTACTCACATCAATAGAAAATCATATACAAGACATCTCCATACaaggtatatataatttttgtgaactacaaatacaaacattttatatatataatgcctCTAGAACttaataacattgatttaatttttagataaCGTTATTATCTGTCGTTGCCAAAAGAACAACACGTGGACTTGGATTCAAGATcatccaaaaataataaaacagtatgCTGTTACTTGTTTTAATGAGGATTATCCCAAAGAAAAGTGTGATCTACCTTTTATCGTTCAGTTATCTGCAGACAAACAGGATGataattcagttttaataacatgGCTTATCAGAAATCGTACTTCTGTAAAAGCATTACATGTGCTATTACAACGAAATCACCTTTTCTGAAGTAAGAATTTCTTTTAACTTTTCTGTGATGTTCGGGAatcagaattttataattttatttttttccaggTGAAATTAAAGCACGTAGATCTGAATTCAACGTCTACTCTTATAACTGATTTGGAGCcgaatatgaattatatggCATGTTTGCTAACGATGTATGATAATTCTGTCATCAATTTGTTGAATGAAGATTTCATAGGCATCAACAGGACGGATTTTGAAACTAACATTACTGCAAAAGAATCGTAATATAGCGGCGTCACTGATTGCACAGTCTACAGCAAGTGAATGTGTTACTTTTGACACGATAAAAAAACCGctgataattaaaacaaaaatggcaAAGATTACAAACTTCGTCTATATTAAATCGTCGCACTGGCTTGATTGTTGGCTGTTCACTAGGATTCATAGTGTTCTTCGTAATGgtaactgttttattatacacaaaatttaaagaaagaaaaagaatCGCAAAATCAGACCCTGCTTGGTCTGAAATGAACGACTACCACTCCATACAAAGCAAAGAAGATATTATCCAACATTCAACGACAGCGTCTactgataacattttattaggGATGACAAAAAATCGTAATGTATCAtttgacaaattataaatactcatatttaaaatactagttacccaagatttatttgttttagtgAATTTAACTACAtagaaactattattttatggttaggctatatgtttaaataggtAGCTGCATTGAAACTGTAGATTAGATTTGTAGACATATTTACCCATAAGGTAAATTAGATAGAGAATCAAATAGTGatgaaaagtttataaatttattaggatgtagataagaaaatttattaaaattgttgcaacattatttttatgtttttttttttgccttaaatctattaaatactgaaattattttcagtcaaaaaataatttcttaaaataattacgtctGATCTgtaataaaaccaaaacagTGATGCCATGTAATAAATCACTAAAACGTAAACGAAACCATCagaaatatcaattataactttttaacaacaaaaaaaactgtacTTTAATTGAACTAATGAATAAGATTATACAACAATTAAAttcttgtattataattagagGCACCTGCAACAGTCTATTATAGcatgaataaaacattacttgAATGACGACGAACTACGTATGTGTTCAGACACTTATCCTAATTGACACTTAAAGGCTTAGTGTGGGAAATGAGCTAATGTACGCATTTAGTATTGACGCTCAGGATTACATCATGACACAAGACCGTTAATGGAAATATCTACCAAGATAATGATTTCGTACGTCGAATTACGCtcgaaatatagtaataattaattagggTTACAGTATTCATGAATTAgtagttttattatgttttaaaccaGTTTTTACGCCAATGAATGTGAAAGAATAAGTCAAATAACAGTTATTTAGGATCTCCTTATcagttatacaaataattatttgcgtaacagtaattaatttaacataaaactttCTAAAGCGAATTCAGGAAGTTCCACattttagagaaaaatataGGAGGAATGAAAAAGACTTCAACTATGAAGACAGAAATTTACAGCCAACAGTTGGCAGTTCAAGCATCATTAACGTAGAGCACGACCTTTATTATTCTCATAACAGATCAACTTACATTATAactgaatttttcatttttaaaaacttttatcattagcactatacaaaataaaataccagtCAGATTTTGCAGAGGAATATAGAAGCTG
This region includes:
- the LOC133318983 gene encoding uncharacterized protein LOC133318983: MQNSKCTCYTFEDAVYLDCQDTILKDIKNALKRVSNVHAFSIYDLDGSEEELGPHFIPQGSCIKHIHISRTNIRYIDDETFTPLRKCLESLSILSSKIKFIPQKALSDNVIICRCQKNNTWTWIQDHPKIIKQYAVTCFNEDYPKEKCDLPFIVQLSADKQDDNSVLITWLIRNRTSVKALHVLLQRNHLF